CGTGGACATATGAAAGGCCAAGCTAAAGGCGGAACGACTCTGAACTTTGGCGAATACGGTCTGCAAGCTACGGAACCGGCTTGGATTACGAACCGTCAGATCGAAGCGGCTCGTATTGCGATGACTCGTTACATCAAACGTGGTGGTAAAGTTTGGATCAAAATTTTCCCAGACAAACCAATCACTCAAAAGCCTCTCGAGGTTCGGATGGGTAGCGGTAAAGGTAACGTAGAAAAATGGGTTGCAGTAGTGAAACCAGGTAAGATCATGTTTGAACTTGCTGGTGTACCGGAGGAAATTGCACGCGAAGCAATGCGTCTTGCCGCTCACAAACTGCCAATCAAAACGAAGTTCGTGAAACGTGAAGAATTGGGTGGTGAAGCAAATGAAAGCTAGTGAATTTCGCAACCTAACCTCTGCTGAAATCGAGCAAAAGATTGCCGGATTTAAAGAAGAACTCTTTAACCTCCGCTTTCAATTAGCTACCGGTCAGCTGGATAACCCGACTCGCATCCGTGATGTGCGGAAAGAAATAGCTCGTGCTAAAACCATTATCCGTGAGAGAGAATTGGGAATCGGTTAATTAGGGATAGGATGGACAATCCGTCCGTAATCAGGAAGGAGGCCAACAATGAGCGAAGAACGTAACGCACGTAAAGTGCAAACTGGTAAAGTGGTCAGCGATAAAATGGACAAAACGATTGTTGTTGCTGTAGAAACTTACAAAAAACACAACTTGTACCATAAACGCATTAAGGTTACTAAAAAATTCAAAGCGCATGACGAAGAAAACACTGCGAAAATCGGTGACACGGTGAAAATCATGGAAACTCGTCCGCTTTCGAAAGATAAACGCTGGAGACTTACTGAAATCGTAGAAAAAGCGGTTATCATCTAATGCATCAGCAGCATTGCTGAAAGGAGGAATACTAAATGATTCAACCATTTACACGTTTGACTGTGGCCGACAACTCCGGTGCGAAGGAACTGATGTGTATCCGCGTACTCGGCGGTACGGGACGTCGTACAGCTCAAATCGGTGATCTGATCGTTTGTTCTGTTAAACAAGCAACACCAGGCGGCGTTGTCAAAAAAGGTGATGTAGTTAGAGCGGTTGTCGTTCGTACGAAACGTTCTGTACGTCGTAAAGACGGTTCCTACATCGGTTTTGATGAAAATGCAGCGGTTGTTGTAAAAGACGACAGAAGCCCACGTGGAACACGTATTTTCGGACCAGTTGCTCGCGAACTTCGCGATAAAGACTTCATGAAAATCGTTTCCTTGGCTCCAGAAGTTATCTAAAGCTTAATCTCGTGATGTTAGAAACAGGAGGTGTACGAAATGCCAAGAGTGAAAAAAGTTCTGGAATCCCATAACAACAAACTTCACGTTAAAAAGGAAGATACGGTTATGGTGATCAGCGGTAAAGACAAAGGTAAAAAAGGCCGTGTCATCGCTGCTTATCCTCGTGAGAACCGCGTCCTTGTGGAAGGTGTTAACATGGTGAAAAAACACCAGAAGCCTAACCAGCAAAATCCGCAAGGCGGCATTATCGAGAAGGAAGCTCCGATTCACGTTTCCAACGTAATGCACATCGATCCGAAGAGCGGAAAAGTAACCCGTGTAGGTTACAAAGTTTTGGATAACGGAAAGAAAGTGCGCGTTGCTAAACGTTCCGGAGAAATTATCGACTAATTGAACCGAATGAGAAAGGAGGGCTATGATTCATGGCATCAAGAATGAAAGAACGTTACCTGCAAGAAATCGCTCCTGCTTTGATGCAGAAGTTTAACTATACAACGGTAATGCAAGTGCCGAAAATCGAGAAAATCGTTATCAACATGGGTGTGGGCGACGCTGTCCAAAACTCTAAAGTGTTGGATTCCGCAGTAAGCGATTTGCAACTGATCGCAGGTCAAAAACCTGTAATCACTCGTGCTAAAAAATCTATCGCAGGATTCAAACTGCGTGAGAATATGCCTATCGGTGTGAAAGTAACATTGCGCGGTGAGCGTATGTATTTCTTCCTAGATAAATTGCTCAACGTAACGCTTCCTCGTGTCCGCGACTTCCGCGGTGTATCGAGTAAAGCTTTCGATGGACGTGGTAACTACACACTGGGTCTGAAAGAGCAACTGATCTTCCCAGAGATCGAGTATGATAAAGTTGATAAAGTCCGCGGTATGGATATTGTCATCGTAACAACGGCGAAAACAGACGAAGAGTCCCGCGAATTGCTCACGCAAATGGGAATGCCTTTCGTTAAGTAATGTTGGCATAACGTTTCCGGGTGTCTGGAAAGACTCCCTTTTCTCCGAAATTATTTAGGAGGTGTCAGGCTAAGTGGCAAAAACTTCGATGAAAGTTAAACAACAACGTACACCTAAGTTTAAAGTACGTGCATATA
The nucleotide sequence above comes from Paenibacillus sp. W2I17. Encoded proteins:
- the rplP gene encoding 50S ribosomal protein L16, with product MLVPKRVKHRKQQRGHMKGQAKGGTTLNFGEYGLQATEPAWITNRQIEAARIAMTRYIKRGGKVWIKIFPDKPITQKPLEVRMGSGKGNVEKWVAVVKPGKIMFELAGVPEEIAREAMRLAAHKLPIKTKFVKREELGGEANES
- the rpmC gene encoding 50S ribosomal protein L29 — translated: MKASEFRNLTSAEIEQKIAGFKEELFNLRFQLATGQLDNPTRIRDVRKEIARAKTIIRERELGIG
- the rpsQ gene encoding 30S ribosomal protein S17 translates to MSEERNARKVQTGKVVSDKMDKTIVVAVETYKKHNLYHKRIKVTKKFKAHDEENTAKIGDTVKIMETRPLSKDKRWRLTEIVEKAVII
- the rplN gene encoding 50S ribosomal protein L14, giving the protein MIQPFTRLTVADNSGAKELMCIRVLGGTGRRTAQIGDLIVCSVKQATPGGVVKKGDVVRAVVVRTKRSVRRKDGSYIGFDENAAVVVKDDRSPRGTRIFGPVARELRDKDFMKIVSLAPEVI
- the rplX gene encoding 50S ribosomal protein L24 translates to MPRVKKVLESHNNKLHVKKEDTVMVISGKDKGKKGRVIAAYPRENRVLVEGVNMVKKHQKPNQQNPQGGIIEKEAPIHVSNVMHIDPKSGKVTRVGYKVLDNGKKVRVAKRSGEIID
- the rplE gene encoding 50S ribosomal protein L5, translated to MASRMKERYLQEIAPALMQKFNYTTVMQVPKIEKIVINMGVGDAVQNSKVLDSAVSDLQLIAGQKPVITRAKKSIAGFKLRENMPIGVKVTLRGERMYFFLDKLLNVTLPRVRDFRGVSSKAFDGRGNYTLGLKEQLIFPEIEYDKVDKVRGMDIVIVTTAKTDEESRELLTQMGMPFVK